One window of Nostoc sp. C052 genomic DNA carries:
- a CDS encoding VapE domain-containing protein, which translates to MTSTQQKEVALTTPSNNNKNINNTSNYNTGIPEHIDKKHWDEWMISGVSKKIIANNVRTIKDALEVDKLLNRNNKSRWKHSNNLIPAWAVSGVDPQTGEPTLLGVQVKPDTPILNKQGKLQKYLSASDYQLAPLFLDTGIEGFWQEIINDKSKPIIITEGAKKAAAGLSIDYITISVPGVSTCRKDGRLHDLLKLFTGFGRTCYLCFDNDIVVKKPVQNAMTGLAKELSATGSKVMIINLPPGDNKGMDDFISHNGKEEFGKLIENAQTIEEWRKELDEQWLKNQLEEGEETKCKLKRQFEIIRDGWGEGLRLNQMKNQIELAGQALDLDQIRLHMVLEFGEAVPIGDAQAIVQMLASQNAYHPVADYLENVAQAYPDVDLSILDNLATRYFGSENELHNIYMKKVLISAVARINQPGCRVESVPILVNPRQGIGKSTFWRNLFGEDWFSDDMGDANEKDERMKLHNFWCLEWSEFENVYKKKDVSALKKFITTKTDSYRTPYSRTVKEYPRRSILVGTTNEQEILADPTGSRRFWVIPVKGIIPVEQLLKERDLLWAAAYALYKTGETWKLTSEQEQLGEELNKQFQVIDPWTEKIQEYIQHRDVITLNEIFRCLDIETARQDIGTTKRISAIFSRLGWETERKRENGSWIRQWVKKTEKFGFPSGSSGSSGSNLGINESVAKENQHQIDVSTETSVKPSYVVGKEPEKNTQFHLDQVDQSQQAFQPIDPDDPEEKPNFPENIVKQEFYVGQFAWALSLDKEIRITKIYPSAKKADVIIAGDPINKPRLLYSDLCPSKPKFLRGDEVEVLHGQHKAQTLMVDFAEKEQYWLRKSAKGFQTPIGPFDPEQLKLVKAR; encoded by the coding sequence ATGACAAGTACACAACAAAAAGAGGTAGCACTAACTACCCCTTCAAATAATAATAAAAACATCAATAACACCTCTAATTATAACACGGGGATACCAGAACATATAGATAAAAAGCACTGGGATGAGTGGATGATTAGCGGTGTCAGCAAGAAAATAATAGCAAACAATGTGAGGACAATTAAAGATGCTTTAGAAGTAGATAAACTGCTGAATAGAAACAACAAATCAAGGTGGAAACATTCAAACAACCTGATACCAGCTTGGGCTGTTAGCGGTGTTGATCCACAAACAGGAGAACCAACATTATTAGGTGTTCAAGTCAAACCAGATACACCAATACTTAACAAACAAGGCAAGCTACAAAAGTATCTTTCCGCGTCAGACTATCAACTTGCCCCACTATTCCTAGACACTGGAATTGAAGGATTCTGGCAAGAAATAATCAACGACAAATCAAAACCGATCATCATAACAGAAGGTGCTAAAAAAGCCGCTGCTGGCTTGTCAATTGACTACATAACAATTTCAGTTCCCGGTGTATCTACTTGTAGAAAAGATGGTAGGCTACACGATTTACTCAAGCTATTTACAGGTTTTGGGCGAACATGTTATCTCTGCTTTGATAACGACATTGTGGTTAAAAAGCCTGTACAAAATGCCATGACTGGCTTGGCTAAGGAGTTGAGTGCTACCGGATCAAAAGTAATGATTATCAACTTACCACCCGGTGACAACAAAGGCATGGATGACTTTATCTCTCACAATGGCAAGGAAGAATTTGGAAAACTGATAGAAAATGCTCAAACCATTGAGGAATGGCGCAAAGAGTTGGATGAGCAATGGCTCAAAAACCAACTAGAGGAAGGTGAAGAAACCAAGTGCAAGCTCAAGCGCCAGTTTGAAATCATCCGCGACGGTTGGGGGGAAGGCTTACGCCTCAACCAGATGAAAAACCAAATTGAGCTAGCAGGGCAAGCGCTCGACCTAGACCAGATCCGTTTGCACATGGTTTTGGAATTCGGGGAAGCAGTACCAATTGGCGATGCTCAAGCAATAGTCCAAATGCTTGCCAGCCAAAATGCTTATCACCCGGTCGCTGACTACCTAGAAAACGTTGCCCAAGCTTACCCAGATGTTGACTTAAGCATCTTAGACAATCTTGCTACACGGTACTTTGGGTCTGAGAACGAACTACACAACATATATATGAAGAAAGTTCTTATCTCAGCCGTAGCCCGCATCAACCAACCTGGATGCCGGGTTGAGTCTGTGCCGATACTAGTCAACCCACGACAGGGCATTGGGAAAAGTACTTTTTGGCGGAACCTCTTTGGCGAGGATTGGTTCAGCGACGACATGGGAGATGCCAACGAAAAAGACGAGAGAATGAAGCTCCACAACTTTTGGTGTCTGGAGTGGTCTGAATTTGAGAACGTTTACAAGAAGAAGGATGTAAGCGCCTTGAAAAAATTCATCACCACTAAAACCGACAGCTACAGAACCCCTTATTCGCGCACTGTCAAGGAATATCCGCGCCGATCGATTTTGGTTGGTACTACCAACGAGCAAGAAATCCTTGCTGACCCTACAGGCAGCAGACGATTCTGGGTAATCCCTGTTAAAGGCATAATCCCAGTGGAGCAGCTACTAAAAGAGCGAGATTTACTTTGGGCTGCGGCTTATGCGCTCTACAAAACTGGAGAAACTTGGAAGCTGACATCCGAGCAAGAGCAACTGGGAGAGGAATTAAATAAGCAGTTCCAAGTTATTGACCCTTGGACAGAAAAAATTCAAGAATACATCCAACACCGAGATGTGATCACACTCAATGAGATTTTTCGATGCCTCGACATAGAGACAGCACGCCAAGACATCGGCACTACAAAGAGAATCAGCGCTATATTCAGTCGGCTAGGTTGGGAAACTGAACGAAAACGCGAAAATGGATCTTGGATTAGACAGTGGGTGAAAAAAACTGAAAAGTTTGGTTTTCCTTCTGGATCATCTGGATCATCTGGATCAAATTTAGGGATAAATGAGTCCGTCGCCAAAGAAAATCAACATCAGATAGATGTATCAACAGAGACAAGCGTTAAGCCAAGCTATGTAGTCGGTAAAGAACCTGAAAAAAACACACAATTCCATCTGGATCAAGTGGATCAGAGCCAGCAAGCATTTCAGCCGATTGATCCAGATGATCCAGAAGAAAAACCAAACTTTCCAGAAAATATTGTTAAACAAGAATTTTACGTAGGGCAGTTCGCTTGGGCACTCTCACTTGATAAAGAAATACGGATCACCAAAATTTACCCCTCTGCCAAAAAAGCCGACGTGATTATCGCTGGCGACCCAATCAATAAACCTCGACTACTCTATAGCGACCTGTGCCCAAGCAAGCCAAAGTTTTTGAGAGGTGATGAAGTAGAGGTGCTACACGGTCAGCACAAAGCTCAGACTTTGATGGTGGAT
- the xerC gene encoding tyrosine recombinase XerC translates to MAITVDPKTQKLNIRFRVNGYKKQFYLASGLNDLVKNRIIVESRWEEIQREISLGVFDSTLERYKFGSKNLNAENQYSELTICELWGKFCEFKSRLIKPSTANNYETFGKILLKLPQSLTLAAQLREELLQNHSYHVARQVISSLSSACDWAMDSKLILSNPFKSLVLPKQKNQNESIKAFTLEQRDLIISAFDTNATYSRYTSLVKFLFFTGCRPGEAFAVCWGDISHDCTKITINKSYATRVASLGATKNNKKRVFPCGSGSKLQNLLLSIRPQSPEENSLVFRSTLGQRVNLRILWRAWGGYWSKQKFYPGVVKQLSDKGQIPYLTVYGTRHTFATWAIASGSSPEKVAYWLGDNVQTVLQYYCHPDVTKSEAPDF, encoded by the coding sequence ATGGCAATAACCGTAGACCCTAAAACGCAAAAACTAAATATTCGTTTTAGAGTTAATGGCTATAAAAAGCAGTTCTATTTGGCTAGCGGGCTTAACGATTTAGTCAAAAATAGAATTATTGTAGAGTCTCGCTGGGAAGAAATTCAGCGAGAAATTTCTTTAGGTGTATTTGACTCCACATTAGAACGTTATAAATTTGGCAGTAAAAATTTAAATGCTGAAAATCAATATTCAGAATTAACTATATGTGAATTGTGGGGAAAATTTTGTGAATTCAAGAGCAGATTAATCAAGCCATCCACAGCTAATAATTACGAAACTTTCGGCAAGATACTTTTAAAGCTTCCCCAATCCCTAACATTGGCAGCACAACTAAGAGAAGAACTACTACAGAATCATAGCTACCATGTAGCACGGCAGGTGATCTCATCACTATCCTCGGCCTGTGATTGGGCGATGGATTCTAAATTAATTTTGAGCAACCCATTTAAATCACTTGTTCTTCCAAAACAGAAAAATCAGAATGAAAGCATTAAGGCATTCACTCTAGAACAAAGAGATTTAATTATCTCAGCATTTGACACGAACGCCACTTATTCGCGCTACACCAGTCTAGTAAAATTTCTATTCTTTACTGGTTGCCGTCCTGGGGAAGCATTCGCGGTGTGCTGGGGGGATATCAGCCATGATTGTACAAAAATCACGATCAACAAATCTTATGCCACAAGGGTAGCAAGCCTGGGAGCCACAAAAAATAACAAGAAGCGCGTTTTTCCCTGTGGTAGTGGTAGTAAACTCCAAAATTTACTCTTATCAATTCGCCCACAGTCACCTGAAGAAAATTCTTTGGTTTTCCGATCCACTCTCGGTCAGAGGGTAAATCTAAGAATTTTATGGAGAGCTTGGGGCGGATATTGGTCAAAACAGAAATTTTACCCAGGTGTGGTCAAGCAATTAAGCGACAAAGGTCAAATTCCTTACTTGACCGTTTACGGCACACGTCATACTTTCGCCACTTGGGCGATCGCGAGTGGGTCATCACCGGAGAAAGTAGCTTACTGGCTTGGGGACAACGTTCAGACAGTGCTGCAATACTACTGTCACCCAGATGTCACCAAGTCAGAAGCTCCAGATTTTTGA
- a CDS encoding HhoA/HhoB/HtrA family serine endopeptidase, whose protein sequence is MQNQSHDGENPSNSILSNTADTKYHNRAPWKKAAASLSLVLLGSGMTLAGGYMAGHSQQVSETASNLAVSRVSAAPPLAAGTDPNFVTQVVQKVGPAVVRIDSSRTVKTQLPDEFNDPIFQRFFGSQLPQQQNRVERGTGSGFIISADGRILTNAHVVDGADTVTVTLKDGRSFKGKVLGKDELTDVAVVKIQADSLPLVALGNSDQLQPGEWAIAIGNPLGLDNTVTTGIISATGRSSNLIGAPDKRVEYIQTDAAINPGNSGGPLLNARGEVIAMNTAIIQGAQGLGFAIPINTAQRISSQLIATGKVEHPYLGIQMVGLTPQLKQNINSDPNSGLSVNEDKGVLVVKVVPNSPAAKAGIRAGDVIQKLGGQAVTDASSVQKAVENSQVGGDLRLELSRNGQNLNIAVKPGAFPTQVQ, encoded by the coding sequence ATGCAAAACCAATCTCACGATGGAGAAAACCCATCAAATAGCATTTTATCCAACACTGCTGACACCAAATACCATAATCGAGCGCCCTGGAAAAAGGCTGCCGCCTCTCTATCGCTGGTGCTACTGGGATCAGGTATGACATTAGCAGGTGGCTATATGGCTGGACATTCTCAGCAGGTGTCTGAGACTGCATCTAATTTGGCGGTGAGTCGAGTCAGTGCTGCTCCTCCATTAGCAGCAGGTACAGATCCTAACTTTGTTACACAGGTGGTGCAAAAGGTTGGGCCAGCCGTGGTGCGAATTGACTCTTCGCGAACCGTAAAAACCCAGTTACCAGATGAATTTAACGATCCAATTTTCCAACGCTTCTTTGGCTCTCAACTACCACAACAACAAAATCGAGTAGAACGGGGTACTGGTTCAGGTTTTATTATTAGTGCTGATGGTCGTATTCTCACCAATGCCCACGTAGTCGATGGTGCTGATACGGTGACAGTTACACTCAAGGATGGGCGTAGCTTTAAAGGAAAGGTGTTAGGAAAAGACGAGTTGACTGATGTTGCTGTTGTCAAGATTCAGGCAGATAGTCTACCGTTAGTAGCTTTGGGTAACTCAGATCAGTTGCAACCCGGAGAATGGGCGATCGCGATCGGCAACCCTCTGGGACTAGATAATACAGTAACTACCGGAATTATCAGCGCTACCGGACGCAGTAGCAATCTAATTGGCGCTCCCGATAAGCGAGTCGAGTATATTCAAACCGACGCAGCGATTAATCCTGGTAACTCTGGTGGGCCCCTACTAAACGCCCGTGGTGAGGTAATTGCCATGAATACAGCGATTATTCAAGGGGCACAAGGATTAGGCTTTGCGATTCCCATCAATACAGCACAACGCATTTCTAGTCAACTAATAGCCACAGGCAAAGTAGAACATCCTTATCTGGGAATTCAGATGGTAGGGTTAACGCCTCAACTCAAACAAAATATCAACTCAGATCCCAATAGCGGTTTGAGTGTGAATGAAGATAAAGGTGTATTAGTTGTGAAAGTCGTGCCAAATTCCCCAGCTGCTAAAGCTGGCATACGTGCTGGTGATGTGATCCAAAAACTTGGCGGTCAAGCAGTTACAGATGCCAGCAGTGTCCAAAAGGCAGTAGAAAATAGCCAAGTTGGAGGCGATTTACGTCTGGAATTAAGTCGCAATGGGCAGAATCTTAACATAGCTGTAAAACCTGGCGCTTTCCCCACACAAGTACAGTAA
- a CDS encoding phosphorylase, whose product MAQGKILLQPGTLWKSVKKQTEHALQCGALLSIPTEFEFVEQDNVRFLVRILSNLNRKKAADEKQKKQSVTSGQDFNPFLPYEEDLFVADISDTHVCILNKFNVVDYHQLIITRSFEEQESLLTLEDFAAMWACLADFDGLVFYNSGKTAGASQRHKHLQLVPLPLAPEGSQMPIEPLVKSAQFQNSNATSLKLPFVHAFAPLNSNWVQSPFTGAQETLEIYRTLRQAVGLDAKQFGAYNLLATREWMLIVPRSQEHFHSISVNSLGFAGALLVRNAAEMEILKAEGPMTILKNVAVS is encoded by the coding sequence ATGGCACAGGGTAAAATCTTACTTCAACCTGGTACTTTATGGAAAAGTGTCAAAAAACAGACAGAACATGCTTTGCAATGCGGGGCATTGCTATCAATACCGACGGAATTTGAATTTGTCGAACAGGATAACGTGCGCTTTTTAGTGCGGATTTTGTCTAACCTGAATCGTAAAAAAGCAGCCGATGAAAAACAGAAAAAACAATCTGTTACGTCTGGTCAAGATTTTAATCCTTTTTTGCCCTACGAAGAAGATTTATTTGTGGCAGATATTTCTGATACTCATGTATGTATTTTAAATAAATTCAATGTTGTTGATTATCACCAGCTAATCATCACCCGTAGCTTTGAGGAACAGGAAAGCTTACTCACTCTGGAAGATTTTGCGGCGATGTGGGCGTGTTTGGCTGATTTCGATGGTCTAGTATTTTACAACAGTGGCAAAACCGCAGGTGCTAGTCAGCGACACAAACACTTACAATTAGTTCCTCTACCACTTGCACCTGAAGGGTCGCAGATGCCTATTGAACCTCTGGTAAAGTCTGCACAATTTCAGAACTCGAATGCAACTTCACTAAAACTTCCTTTTGTACATGCTTTCGCACCACTAAATTCCAATTGGGTGCAGTCGCCATTTACAGGGGCACAAGAAACACTGGAAATTTATCGCACTTTGCGTCAGGCTGTGGGTTTAGATGCAAAGCAATTTGGTGCTTACAACCTGCTAGCGACACGAGAATGGATGTTGATTGTACCGCGATCGCAGGAGCATTTTCACTCTATCTCTGTAAATTCATTAGGATTCGCTGGTGCTTTGCTAGTGCGAAATGCCGCAGAAATGGAAATTCTCAAAGCTGAAGGGCCGATGACCATCCTCAAAAATGTTGCTGTATCCTAA
- a CDS encoding 4Fe-4S single cluster domain-containing protein yields the protein METKPTDPSLALIEIPPGYLNIMGYVDQSEVNGPGCRAVVWVQGCLRECPGCFNTNSWSFEANQLIAVDTLAENILSNPRNTGVTFSGGEPFWQATALASLAQKVKAAGLNVMSFTGFTLKQLQSESAPPGSQALLEQLDILIDGPFVQSLAINSPNSPVSSSNQKVRVLNPAFQDQITWASDQIEIHILKDGGRIVTGYQGGLELT from the coding sequence ATGGAAACTAAGCCAACTGACCCATCGTTAGCGCTCATCGAAATTCCCCCAGGCTATCTCAACATTATGGGTTACGTCGATCAGTCAGAAGTTAATGGCCCTGGTTGTCGTGCAGTGGTCTGGGTGCAAGGTTGTCTTCGTGAGTGTCCTGGCTGCTTCAATACTAACTCCTGGTCATTTGAGGCTAACCAATTGATTGCTGTTGATACCCTTGCCGAAAATATTCTCAGCAATCCCCGCAACACAGGTGTAACGTTCTCTGGTGGAGAACCGTTTTGGCAAGCTACTGCATTGGCATCTTTAGCTCAGAAGGTAAAAGCTGCTGGCTTAAATGTCATGTCTTTTACTGGATTCACTCTTAAGCAGCTACAGTCTGAATCCGCGCCACCAGGTTCACAAGCATTATTAGAACAACTCGATATTCTGATTGATGGGCCTTTTGTCCAATCTCTAGCAATTAATTCTCCCAACTCTCCAGTCTCTTCTAGCAATCAAAAAGTTCGGGTGTTAAACCCAGCTTTCCAAGACCAAATTACTTGGGCTAGCGACCAGATAGAAATCCACATCCTCAAGGATGGTGGCCGCATTGTCACTGGTTATCAAGGTGGACTGGAACTGACGTAG
- a CDS encoding iron ABC transporter permease, which produces METIFTKHRVFWAVLLLGIALVLTLGLSLSQGAVPLNMSEFWQAILRKGDPVKQTILWDLRLPRITAALIVGAALGMSGALLQGMLRNSLADPFILGISAGAGLIVILMIVWHVFPIAIPLAAWMGAILTSAIVILLGRAGSGISVERLILGGVAISSLFGAVQSTLLLLAEDGQIQIALSWLVGSLNGRGWQEIATAGPYIIVALIGGCLLARSVNVLALGDDLAVGLGVSLTRSRLLIGGVATLLAAGAVSISGLIGFVGLVVPHGVRLIVGTDHRFVLPLSALAGAWLLTFADLLSRLGAVELPVGSVTALLGSPLFIWLLYRRSAGFNKF; this is translated from the coding sequence ATTGAGACAATTTTTACTAAACACCGCGTATTTTGGGCTGTTTTACTCCTTGGTATAGCACTGGTGCTAACACTAGGGCTATCGCTTTCTCAAGGAGCAGTACCCTTAAATATGTCGGAATTTTGGCAAGCCATTCTCCGCAAAGGCGATCCGGTTAAACAGACTATTCTCTGGGATTTACGTCTCCCGCGTATTACTGCTGCTCTGATTGTTGGTGCAGCTTTGGGAATGTCAGGAGCATTGCTACAAGGAATGCTACGCAATAGTCTTGCCGATCCATTTATTTTGGGCATTTCAGCGGGTGCAGGATTAATTGTGATTCTGATGATTGTGTGGCATGTATTCCCGATCGCAATTCCTCTAGCAGCGTGGATGGGAGCAATTTTGACTTCTGCGATCGTTATTTTGCTCGGTCGTGCGGGGTCGGGTATTTCTGTTGAGCGGTTGATTTTAGGCGGAGTGGCGATCAGTTCTTTATTTGGTGCTGTACAAAGTACATTGTTGCTTTTAGCTGAAGATGGTCAAATTCAAATTGCACTCAGTTGGCTAGTTGGTAGCCTCAATGGGCGTGGTTGGCAAGAAATTGCTACGGCTGGCCCCTATATCATCGTTGCATTGATCGGGGGATGTTTACTGGCGCGATCGGTAAATGTGCTGGCTTTAGGAGATGATTTGGCTGTGGGTTTGGGGGTTTCGTTAACGCGATCGCGCTTGTTAATTGGCGGTGTCGCCACTCTATTAGCCGCAGGTGCAGTCAGCATCAGTGGCTTGATTGGATTTGTTGGTCTTGTTGTCCCTCACGGTGTCCGCCTCATCGTTGGTACAGATCATCGCTTTGTTTTACCACTTTCTGCCCTTGCAGGTGCATGGTTACTGACTTTTGCAGATTTACTCTCTAGGCTAGGAGCCGTAGAACTACCCGTAGGTTCCGTCACTGCCTTGCTGGGTTCACCGCTGTTTATCTGGTTACTTTATCGTCGTTCTGCTGGCTTTAATAAATTTTGA
- a CDS encoding response regulator yields MNLINDFCLADGLLKGVQVLVVDNDRDSRDLYAFLLKDLSANVITAGSVKEALEILSWFTPNILVCEIRFLGESIYTLLNTLHVIEADNGNHIPIIVTSTSTTGTHDQIPDVEFEEYLLKPFDLDQLVSLIQNLVQKEVKENFCHDVLVLQ; encoded by the coding sequence ATGAATTTAATCAATGACTTTTGCTTGGCAGATGGGCTACTTAAAGGTGTACAAGTACTCGTTGTAGACAACGATCGCGATAGTAGAGATTTGTACGCGTTTTTACTCAAAGACTTGAGTGCCAACGTCATTACTGCTGGTTCGGTAAAAGAAGCTTTAGAAATCCTGAGTTGGTTCACACCTAACATCCTGGTTTGTGAAATTAGGTTTTTAGGTGAAAGTATTTATACATTGCTAAATACACTGCATGTTATAGAAGCTGACAATGGAAATCATATCCCAATTATTGTGACTTCAACCTCTACCACAGGTACTCACGATCAAATTCCAGATGTAGAGTTTGAAGAATATTTACTTAAACCCTTCGACCTCGATCAATTAGTTTCCCTCATTCAGAATTTAGTACAGAAAGAGGTGAAAGAAAATTTTTGTCACGATGTACTAGTTTTACAATAG
- a CDS encoding NACHT domain-containing NTPase, producing MVKRSLQASLIGIQEAKRAFARKGWTQDNLAAEVNLKTRQPIWRFFSGRPVERHTFIEICLILELNWREIATNPPAEFLELEEYPQPAVLHIDKLVEQVRSQRFDKIQDQCGILQLLDISRPVAIDDIYIDVNILESIASQQWVEITELQNLDPKDFDRFGLGSADQNQIPGTQAVETHAKLRVLGKPGVGKTTFLQYLAIQCNQSAFAVNQVPIFITLRNFVEESKISNEFSLLKYIRQEFLTSGILDPSVIETLLNAGRVLLLLDGMDEILNQQSNAVLSEIRRFSEKYHKNQLVATCRTASQKLRLRGFTDVEIAPFTLEQIRAFAQKWFVVFTKTNQKDGLAQSVKFIQKLELDENWQFRQLVVTPLFLHLACWVFHGQEKFPTKRTDFYKQGLDLLLGKWDEAKGIERDDIYRGFLLPQKLKLLSQIAAATFEQGQYFFEQRVVEQYISDYIQNLSSVSMDAESLQIESEAALKAIEAQHGLLAERARGIFSFSYLAFQEYFTARKIVASYNLQALEQALGGLVSHITDPHWREIFLLTATMLRSADSLVQLMKQQIDALVAQDDYLQEFLTWASQKSRTIPTQAKDATVRAFYLALSRTPHIASHFALASSLDQGMFLDAVLDDLLVECAIDGNQDFAHIHACGDALSNILGIVLDVGLHKSLQQLSDQFPNSSQSQERFQLWSQTNYSTWAEQVKMTVINYRNINHEWQFSSEQQQVLQRYYDANQLLLDCLHSNCEVTAAIRQEIEATLLLPQKELEDREWQ from the coding sequence ATGGTCAAGCGATCGCTCCAAGCGTCACTCATCGGTATTCAAGAGGCTAAAAGAGCATTTGCTCGCAAGGGGTGGACACAAGATAATCTAGCAGCGGAAGTCAACCTCAAGACTAGGCAACCGATTTGGCGGTTTTTTAGTGGTCGTCCGGTTGAGCGTCATACCTTTATTGAGATTTGCTTGATTTTAGAACTTAATTGGCGGGAGATTGCTACTAATCCACCGGCAGAATTCTTGGAACTAGAAGAATATCCCCAGCCTGCTGTGCTGCATATCGATAAGCTAGTGGAACAAGTGCGATCGCAACGCTTTGACAAAATTCAAGACCAGTGTGGTATTTTGCAGTTATTGGATATCAGCCGTCCTGTTGCGATCGATGACATATATATAGATGTGAATATTTTGGAGTCAATTGCCAGTCAACAGTGGGTAGAAATCACTGAGCTGCAAAACCTCGATCCCAAAGATTTTGACCGTTTTGGCTTAGGTTCGGCTGACCAAAATCAGATACCTGGTACACAGGCAGTTGAAACACATGCCAAGCTCAGGGTGCTAGGCAAACCAGGAGTAGGTAAAACCACCTTTTTGCAATATCTCGCTATTCAGTGCAACCAAAGCGCATTTGCAGTAAATCAAGTGCCGATTTTCATTACACTGAGAAATTTTGTTGAAGAGTCTAAAATTAGCAACGAGTTCAGCCTATTAAAATACATCCGCCAAGAGTTTCTCACATCTGGAATTTTAGATCCCTCAGTCATCGAAACCTTGCTGAATGCAGGCAGAGTCTTACTATTGCTTGATGGCATGGATGAAATTCTTAACCAACAAAGCAATGCTGTGTTAAGCGAAATTCGCAGATTTTCAGAGAAGTATCATAAAAATCAATTGGTGGCCACTTGTCGAACAGCCTCTCAAAAACTCAGACTCCGAGGCTTTACTGATGTTGAAATTGCCCCATTTACCTTAGAACAAATTCGAGCCTTCGCTCAAAAATGGTTTGTAGTATTTACCAAAACCAATCAAAAAGATGGTCTAGCCCAGTCCGTTAAATTTATTCAGAAGTTGGAATTAGATGAAAACTGGCAATTTCGCCAACTCGTTGTTACACCCCTCTTTCTGCATCTTGCCTGCTGGGTGTTTCACGGTCAAGAAAAATTTCCGACTAAACGGACTGATTTTTATAAGCAAGGTTTAGACCTTTTATTGGGCAAATGGGATGAAGCCAAAGGCATTGAACGGGATGACATTTACCGAGGGTTTTTATTACCACAAAAGCTGAAATTACTAAGTCAAATTGCCGCAGCGACATTTGAGCAAGGTCAGTACTTTTTTGAGCAACGCGTCGTTGAGCAATATATTAGTGACTATATTCAGAATCTCAGCAGCGTGTCAATGGATGCAGAGTCACTGCAAATAGAAAGCGAAGCAGCGCTGAAGGCAATCGAGGCTCAACATGGGCTACTGGCAGAACGAGCGCGGGGAATTTTTTCTTTCTCCTATCTGGCCTTTCAAGAATACTTCACAGCGAGGAAAATCGTTGCCAGCTATAACCTACAGGCATTAGAGCAAGCACTGGGAGGTCTGGTAAGTCATATCACTGACCCCCACTGGCGCGAAATCTTTTTATTAACCGCTACCATGCTTCGGAGTGCAGACTCTTTGGTACAGTTGATGAAGCAACAGATTGATGCACTAGTTGCCCAAGACGATTATTTACAAGAGTTTTTGACCTGGGCTAGTCAAAAATCCCGCACCATTCCCACCCAAGCAAAAGATGCGACAGTTCGAGCCTTTTACCTTGCCTTGAGTCGGACTCCTCACATAGCATCGCATTTTGCCTTAGCCAGCAGCCTCGACCAAGGGATGTTTCTGGATGCAGTATTGGATGACCTGCTGGTAGAGTGTGCAATTGATGGGAACCAAGACTTTGCCCATATCCACGCCTGTGGAGATGCTCTTTCAAACATTCTGGGCATTGTTTTGGATGTTGGACTCCATAAATCGCTGCAACAACTCTCTGACCAATTTCCAAATTCTAGTCAAAGTCAAGAACGGTTTCAACTATGGTCGCAAACCAACTATTCGACTTGGGCTGAACAGGTAAAGATGACGGTGATTAATTATCGCAATATTAACCACGAGTGGCAGTTTAGCTCTGAGCAACAGCAAGTGCTGCAACGCTACTATGATGCTAATCAGTTACTACTCGATTGCCTGCATAGTAATTGTGAAGTGACGGCCGCTATCAGGCAGGAAATTGAAGCGACTTTATTATTACCTCAGAAGGAACTTGAAGATAGGGAATGGCAATAG
- a CDS encoding DUF3775 domain-containing protein — translation MAAKIAKFSLCLGFCLLTPSEIKNMSLLSINKIYNVIKIAELVYGSIEDEIKKQPETFVDKLSNYLQDFNITGRYSLSILHKYINEFSEEEKAEVIALMWLGRSISHGQLEDFPNFVKKVLEIVPKNQATSYILERPLLAKYLRDGLQKLDISTFALS, via the coding sequence TTGGCAGCAAAAATTGCTAAGTTTTCTCTATGCTTAGGTTTTTGTTTATTAACTCCAAGTGAAATAAAAAATATGAGTTTATTATCAATCAACAAAATATATAACGTAATTAAAATTGCTGAATTGGTTTATGGCTCGATAGAAGATGAGATAAAAAAGCAACCAGAAACCTTTGTAGACAAATTGTCTAATTATTTACAAGATTTCAACATTACAGGAAGATATTCGTTAAGCATATTACACAAATATATAAATGAATTTTCCGAGGAAGAAAAAGCAGAGGTCATAGCTTTGATGTGGCTTGGTCGAAGTATATCACATGGTCAGTTAGAAGACTTTCCCAATTTCGTTAAAAAAGTATTGGAAATTGTACCTAAAAATCAGGCAACCAGTTATATTCTCGAAAGACCCCTTTTAGCAAAATATCTACGAGACGGGCTTCAAAAACTAGATATTTCGACTTTTGCTTTATCGTGA